The DNA sequence TCCCTCCCGCCGTCGACTGCGGCTCGAAGTCTGGATCGTCCTGGGCCTGTCCCTGGGCCAGTCCGCTGTCTACTCCGTGGTGCAGCTGCTCGACAAGATGACCCGCGCCCCGCTGGCCGAGGGCACCTCCACCCTGAACCGGTCGCAGAGCACCCGCGAGTACTTCGACCTCACCTACCAGCTGCTGGATATCATCTTTGCGCTGGTTCCAGTACTGCTGGTTCTCTACTTCCTCACCGACCAGCGGCAGGCTTCGCCCGGCAACGCACGCAACTCCGGTTCGGCATTCCAAAAGCTCGGATTCAACTTCGCCCGGCCCGGGAGGGACCTCCTGCAGGGCGTCGGGCTCGCCGCGCTGATTGGCATACCGTCCCTGGGGCTTTACGCGGCCGGCCGGGCCCTCGGCATCACCACCGCCATCATTCCCAGCGCACTGGACTCGTATTGGTGGACTGTTCCGGTCCTGATCCTGTCGGCGATGCGCCACGCGGTGCTCGAGGAAGTCATTGTGGTGGGCTACCTCCTGGACCGCTTCGGCAAGTTCGGCTGGAGCACGCCCCTCGCCATCGCCGTCAGCTCGCTGCTGCGTGGCAGCTACCACCTCTACCAGGGCTTCGGTCCCTTCATTGGAAACGCGGTGATGGGGGTGGTCTTCGCCTGGCTCTACACCCGTACCAAGCGCGTCATGCCATTGGTCATCGCCCACGCGCTGCTGGACATTGTGGCATTCGTCGGCTTCAGCCTCTTCGGTAAGGCCGTGGGGCTGGGATAGCGCCGCCGAGGCCTGGCAGTGGGACTTAGGGGCTACCTGAGCGGCACAAGTGCTGTGTCCCCGCAATGCCCAACACCACCCACATTCACATGCCCAGCAGCAGCTGCCAGTCCGCCTGCGGGTCAGCGGGCAGCTCGAAAAACTTTGCATGGAACTCATCCCACAAGGGATCAGTGGGGCAAAGCTCGCTGGGGTCCACCATGTTCTCACCTGGCGGTTCTTCGACAGGCGGATCAGGCCACACCGGCATCCCCGCAAGGAACTCTTGCCACAACGGATCCTCCGATAGGTGCGGCCCGCGCCATGGTGGCGCCGTAGTCAGCGGAACGGTGTCACTAAGCCGGGCAGTGTCATCAAGTCCAGCCATGGATCCGGGCCGAGCTGATGCTTCGACGGGCGCCGCAACAGCATCGACCGGCAAGCTTCCCGATGGCCACTGGGCCGGTTCGGGGTCGGGGTGTTCTGGGTTGTAGTGCCTGCCTGTGGGTGAGGTCCAGCCGGGTGGTTCATTCTTGTTGGCCGGATCTGGCGTCCATCTGGTGTGGTGTTTGAGCCGGTGGTGTTTGGGGCAGAGTTGGGCCAGGTTGCTGACGTTGGTGGTGCCGCCGTGTTGCCACGCTTGTAGGTGGTCGGTTTCGTTGTCGGGGGTGCGGTTGGTGCAGCCGGGGAATGTGCATTTGGTGTCGCGCATCCTGATCCAGCGTTTGATGGCCTCGGTGAGCCGGTAGTTTTTCCGGCCGATCTCCAGTGGTGCCCCGTCGCGGGGGTCGATCAGGACCCGGTAGAACGATTCCGCCCCGTCGGCGACAAGTTTCCGTGCCATGGACGCCGGGATTGGTCCGAAGCCGTCCAGTAAGGCGGGTTCGTCGGTGGCTCCGAGGAGGGCGAACACGGGCACGGTGACCAGGACATCGGCCCGCGGCGCAGGGACCTTCCCGACCCCGGTGACACCCTCCGTGCCCTGAATGCCGAGGCCGGGACCGTCTTCCTCGGCGTGGCCGGCGCCGAGGAGCAGCGATGCTGCGATGTCGGGGCGGAGTTGGGTAAGGGTGCGGGGTTCGTCTGGTCCCTGGAGGCCGCGGGCGGTCGCGGTGGTCCGGTTCCAGATAGCGCACGCGGTGTCCCCGGGCAAGTAGAGGGAGATCCAGGCCATACCGTCCTTGTCCGGGGTGTATTCCATCCGCCGGTCAGCCACACCCTTTACATGGCGCTTCTCGATCGAGTCGGGGTGGTGGCGTTCCCGCCAACCACGCACCTTCGCCCGGAACCGGGACGGAACAAGCTCGCCGGGGGCCGCGCCGCGGGCGGGCTGGGGTGCAGCCGGGTCGAAGAAGTGCGCCACCAACGCCAGGGCGCCCTCGGTGGTGAGGCCTTCAGTCTCATCGGCGACAATCCGGGCGTGCTGCCAGGACATGTCCCCGGCGGACAGTGCATCGAACACCAGCGGCAGGGAGCAGATCCGGCGTGAGTGCTCCACCAAAGCGCCCGCGGCCGCCGAGCTGATGGTCAGCACCCCGGCGATCTCCTCCACCACCGACATGTCCGCGTAAGTGCGGTCCTGGACAGTGGCGTCCGGCGGCGTCATCGCCTGCTGGAAGGCAACGGCTTCGGCAGTATCCAGCGCCTTCATCGCGGCGAGCTGCGCCTCCAGCCGGGCCGCAACCTCCAGCCGTTCCAGCCGGATCTCATACCGCCGTTGAAGCACGTCAACACGGGAACCAATGCCGGCGCCGGCAGCCAGGGAAGTATCTTCGAAATCCAGCGCATCGATGGCAGCAACAGAGGCACGAACACCCTCCAAAACCACCTCAACACCACCGCTGATTCCCATGCCCACATCATCCAACGAGGCACTGACATCCAAAGTGTGCACGGTTCATGCTGGCGTCCTTCATAGCGGCGCAGGGGGCAGCTTCTTAAATTAATTCGGCCGCCATTGGGTGGTGACGCCGTTGTCACCACCCAATGGCGGCCGAAGTTTGCCCGGGCACAACCCGGGGACCTCCCCGAAGTGATCCGGGGAGGAACGGGGGAGGGTCAGATGGTGACGGCTCCGTTGGCGGTTTCAAAGGTGACCGAGAGGATGCCCGGGGTTCCGTGCGGGGCGACCCACTCCACCGCAACGTCCTCGAGCGGCTTCTCCACCGGCTCACCCAGCCACTCGGTGACGCGCGAGGCGGAACCGGCGATGGTCAGGCAGCTCATCTTGAGGTTGCTCTCGTACGCGTGGGACGGGTGGAGCGAGGGATCGCCCTCCCACTTGAGCATGTACGGCACCTGGGGATCGGCGATGAGGCCCAGGATGCCAATCTGCTTCCAGACCAGTTCGCGGCCGTCCGGGAACTTGCGGTTGCCGTTCACGGCGGCGCGGCCCAGGCGTTCCTCGAAGGGGGCGAGGTCGTCCACTTCGACGCACCAGCCCATCCAGCCGCCACCAGCAGCGGAGCGGGCACGTACTGCCTGTCCGAACGGTGCCTTGTCCGATGCCGGGTGGTCCAGGACCTCAACGACTTCGAGGTACTTGTGGCCGGCGAGCGGGATGATCATATTCCGGGTTCCGAAGCGGGGGTGTACGCCACCCTTCACTGCCTCAACGCCGAGGGCAGTTGCAATACGTTCGGTAGTGGCCGCGAGGCCATCGTGTTCACAGGCGTAAGAGACGTGATCCATGCGCATGCGAACATCTTGGCACTTTGTGATCAGGCTCTCAGCTAAGGGCACCCTTACTAGTATTTGTGGCGCCCGGCGCCCCCGTTATTCGGCCGAGACAGTGGCCGGAAGACCATGTTCGTCACAATGCTGTCCACGGCAACCGTCCGGTTCCTAGACTGGGCCCAGGTCATGAGTGCCAGCGCCAAGCCCCGGCTCGCTGGCCGGCAACCCTCCATCCGCGGTGGGGTGCCCCGGGTGAAGACCTGGCTCCCCGGCAACAGCCGGGAGCAAGCGCGGCCCGTACTGCCGGTGAGCATGCCGGGCCCATGTCAAAGGAGATTTGGATGTCCAACGGATGGTCCTTCGAAACCCGCCAGATCCACGCAGGCCAGGCGGCGGACAGCGCCACGGGGGCCCGCGCCCTGCCTATCTACCAGACCACGTCATTCGTGTTTCCCAGCGCTGAAAGCGCCGCCAACCGTTTTGCCCTGGCTGAACTTGCGCCCATCTATACCCGCATCGGCAATCCCACCCAGGATGCCGTCGAGCAACGGATTGCCAGCCTCGAAGGAGGCCTGGCCGCGCTGCTGCTGAGCTCCGGGCAGGCCGCCGAAACCTTCGCTGTCCTGAACATCGCCGAGGCAGGCGACCACATCGTGGCCAGCCCCAGCCTTTACGGCGGAACCTACAACCTGTTTGCGCACACGCTGAAGAAGTTCGGCATCTCGGTGACCTTCGTGGCCGATCCGGACAACCTGGACCAGTGGCGCGATGCCGTGCAGCCCAACACCAAGCTCTTCTTCGGTGAAGTGGTGTCCAACCCGCGCCAGGACGTCCTGGATATTGAAGGCATCTCCGAGGTGGCCCACCAGGCCGGGGTTCCGCTCATTGTGGACAACACCTTGTCCACGCCGTACCTGATCCGCCCGCTGGAGTGGGGTGCGGATATTGTCCTGCACTCGGCCACCAAGTACCTGGGCGGCCACGGCTCGGCCATCGCCGGTGTCATCGTCGATTCCGGCAAGTTCGATTTCGGCAAGGATCCGGAGCGGTTCCCCGGCTTCAACACCCCGGACCCCACGTACAACGGCCTGGTCTACGCCCGCGATCTCGGTGAAGGCGGCGCACTCGGCGCCAACCTCTCCTACATCCTCAAGGCCCGTGTGCAGTTGCTGCGCGACCTCGGCTCAGCCGTCTCGCCCTTCAACGCGTTCCTGATTTCCCAGGGCCTGGAGACGTTGAGCCTGCGGGTGGAGCGCCACGTTGCGAACGCCACGGAAGTGGCGCGCTGGCTGGAGGCAAGGGACGACGTCGAATCCGTCGCCTACGCGGGGCTGCCCTCCAGCCCCTGGTACGAGCGTGGCCGCAAGTACGGACCCAAGGGGACGGGCGCCGTCGTGGCCTTCAACCTGGCCGGCGGGGCAGAGGCGGGCAAGCGCTTCGTCGACGCCCTGGAGCTGCATTCCCACGTGGCCAACATCGGCGACGTCCGCTCCCTGGTCATCCACCCCGCGTCCACCACGCACAGCCAGCTCTCGCCGGAGCAGCAGGTTGTGGCCGGCGTGCACCCGGGCCTGGTCCGGCTTTCCGTTGGCCTGGAGCACATCGACGACATCCTGGCCGACCTGGAGGCAGGCTTCCGGGCAGCCAAGGGCGCCGACGCGTAGCCCCAAACGCGAGCGTCGCAGCATGTGCCGGCCGGCGAACCGGGAAGTCACAACCAGTCATACTCTTGGCCTGGAGTGGGGGGTGTTTCGTACACTCGAACCAGGTCATGAGTGCCAGTGACAGCCCCGGCTTGCTGGCCGGCAACCCTCCATCCGCGGTGGGGTGC is a window from the Arthrobacter sp. NicSoilC5 genome containing:
- a CDS encoding bifunctional o-acetylhomoserine/o-acetylserine sulfhydrylase encodes the protein MSNGWSFETRQIHAGQAADSATGARALPIYQTTSFVFPSAESAANRFALAELAPIYTRIGNPTQDAVEQRIASLEGGLAALLLSSGQAAETFAVLNIAEAGDHIVASPSLYGGTYNLFAHTLKKFGISVTFVADPDNLDQWRDAVQPNTKLFFGEVVSNPRQDVLDIEGISEVAHQAGVPLIVDNTLSTPYLIRPLEWGADIVLHSATKYLGGHGSAIAGVIVDSGKFDFGKDPERFPGFNTPDPTYNGLVYARDLGEGGALGANLSYILKARVQLLRDLGSAVSPFNAFLISQGLETLSLRVERHVANATEVARWLEARDDVESVAYAGLPSSPWYERGRKYGPKGTGAVVAFNLAGGAEAGKRFVDALELHSHVANIGDVRSLVIHPASTTHSQLSPEQQVVAGVHPGLVRLSVGLEHIDDILADLEAGFRAAKGADA
- a CDS encoding CPBP family intramembrane glutamic endopeptidase; the encoded protein is MLVPSRRRLRLEVWIVLGLSLGQSAVYSVVQLLDKMTRAPLAEGTSTLNRSQSTREYFDLTYQLLDIIFALVPVLLVLYFLTDQRQASPGNARNSGSAFQKLGFNFARPGRDLLQGVGLAALIGIPSLGLYAAGRALGITTAIIPSALDSYWWTVPVLILSAMRHAVLEEVIVVGYLLDRFGKFGWSTPLAIAVSSLLRGSYHLYQGFGPFIGNAVMGVVFAWLYTRTKRVMPLVIAHALLDIVAFVGFSLFGKAVGLG
- a CDS encoding VOC family protein, producing the protein MRMDHVSYACEHDGLAATTERIATALGVEAVKGGVHPRFGTRNMIIPLAGHKYLEVVEVLDHPASDKAPFGQAVRARSAAGGGWMGWCVEVDDLAPFEERLGRAAVNGNRKFPDGRELVWKQIGILGLIADPQVPYMLKWEGDPSLHPSHAYESNLKMSCLTIAGSASRVTEWLGEPVEKPLEDVAVEWVAPHGTPGILSVTFETANGAVTI
- a CDS encoding HNH endonuclease signature motif containing protein is translated as MGISGGVEVVLEGVRASVAAIDALDFEDTSLAAGAGIGSRVDVLQRRYEIRLERLEVAARLEAQLAAMKALDTAEAVAFQQAMTPPDATVQDRTYADMSVVEEIAGVLTISSAAAGALVEHSRRICSLPLVFDALSAGDMSWQHARIVADETEGLTTEGALALVAHFFDPAAPQPARGAAPGELVPSRFRAKVRGWRERHHPDSIEKRHVKGVADRRMEYTPDKDGMAWISLYLPGDTACAIWNRTTATARGLQGPDEPRTLTQLRPDIAASLLLGAGHAEEDGPGLGIQGTEGVTGVGKVPAPRADVLVTVPVFALLGATDEPALLDGFGPIPASMARKLVADGAESFYRVLIDPRDGAPLEIGRKNYRLTEAIKRWIRMRDTKCTFPGCTNRTPDNETDHLQAWQHGGTTNVSNLAQLCPKHHRLKHHTRWTPDPANKNEPPGWTSPTGRHYNPEHPDPEPAQWPSGSLPVDAVAAPVEASARPGSMAGLDDTARLSDTVPLTTAPPWRGPHLSEDPLWQEFLAGMPVWPDPPVEEPPGENMVDPSELCPTDPLWDEFHAKFFELPADPQADWQLLLGM